One window of Quercus robur chromosome 5, dhQueRobu3.1, whole genome shotgun sequence genomic DNA carries:
- the LOC126726680 gene encoding uncharacterized protein LOC126726680: MQEEMLKLDENTLPKEIQKIIGNEYLFQLHLDEYNLKYGKENYTVSKILEMEVLHKQKDSSKVEEHQETMEEIVRKSRKDKYIANQKIEIGETSVQRPERMPLQMLQKRQKSTKQIATKKKKN; encoded by the exons ATGCAAGAAGAg ATGTTGAAATTAGATGAGAATACTTTACCAAAAgagattcaaaaaataattggcAATGAATATTTGTTCCAACTGCATCTTGATGAATATAATTTGAagtatggaaaagaaaattacacggtctcaaaaattttggagatGGAAGTTTTACATAAGCAAAAAGACTCAAGTAAAGTTGAAGAACATCAG GAAACAATGGAGGAAATTGTAAGAAAATCAAGGAAGGACAAGTACATAGCcaatcaaaaaatagaaataggagAAACATCTGTTCAAAGACCTGAAAGAATGCCGCTCCAAATGCTTCAAAAACGTCAAAAAAGTACTAAGCAAATTgctacaaagaagaaaaaaaactga